One region of Arthrobacter sp. StoSoilB22 genomic DNA includes:
- a CDS encoding helix-turn-helix domain-containing protein produces MTPNETQRGDATVAQVAEYLQYHPVTVRTMARSGEFPNAYKSGSGKRNSPLRIPWADVDRWRERQPRASR; encoded by the coding sequence ATGAAACTCAACGCGGGGATGCAACCGTGGCGCAGGTGGCCGAGTACCTGCAGTATCACCCAGTCACTGTCCGCACCATGGCCCGTTCGGGGGAGTTCCCAAACGCCTACAAGTCCGGGAGCGGGAAACGGAACTCACCACTGCGGATTCCCTGGGCCGACGTTGACCGCTGGCGGGAACGCCAGCCACGAGCCAGCCGATGA
- a CDS encoding AAA domain-containing protein: MINPRREAILVRSRHHKGLDDKTSEVVEYRADGAFVRLTFGSGKSYKYSAENVIILRNPASTNLGRQDTVTIRGRLLDGVTEVLRFESPQGTWWRVFHAAGSGIGYQSCQDTEIAIARPSDEELKAQAVLDYWRDVSSKLREDDPLRRQYENFRNIPKGSALELYLQGQSIDSAGQDQQHPILPFPSNISQREALLKGFSHRISVIDGPPGTGKTQTILNVVANIVAVPGKTVGVVSFNNAAVENVRDKLVQEGVGYIVADLRRKEKMDEFFARQESRNADVDRFLSRPRHEAPPAEQVAALDKRLRGLQETALQLAQWKQELEAFKLERRHFFLHATHPDSDGLSAVPTLPGSSRRILEFLAETSSVPQDEGPLRRFFRRMGLRLRYGALGKANSSDTDVVLGLQGAYYHKKIAELGRLIDRGNEILAAEDYPALEEDHQLASRQRLDAALHLRYARKRRRTYTESSYKTAFAEFTSDYPVVLSTCHSLRRNVPTGTLLDYLIIDEASQVDLLAAGLALSCARNVIVVGDLQQLQHITDEKASRNALKAPSPNVDYTLHNILSSMIGQFGADLPRTMLREHYRCDPAIIDYCNRKFYGGQLVPYTTGDAEGRRPLVVVRTAAGNHMRQHLSGGRTNQREADVIAKEVLDQFCSGIPDHDIGVVTPYRRQVDKVTEALLNNIQADTVHKFQGRQKSVIIMSTVLDETNSGQSGIGFVDDPHLVNVAVSRAVKRFVLVTNHEMLPTSRHLRDLVHFIRYRNPDDGVFDSSVLSVFDLLYTEYSTLLRPFASRVRGTSQFPSENIVWTLLTELIGDEPFSDLAIAPQVVLRSLLPDLSMLTPDQHSYVQNRATLDFVVYNRISNIPVLAVEVDGYAFHENNPMQRARDALKDAICRAHKIRLVRLPTTGSGEEARLRHELSAALSDQ; the protein is encoded by the coding sequence ATGATCAATCCACGACGCGAGGCGATTCTGGTCCGTAGCCGCCACCACAAAGGTCTTGATGACAAGACCTCTGAGGTGGTGGAGTACCGTGCCGACGGCGCCTTCGTGCGGCTGACCTTTGGTTCCGGAAAGAGCTACAAGTACTCAGCGGAAAACGTCATCATCCTGCGGAATCCGGCGTCGACAAACCTTGGGCGCCAGGACACGGTGACCATTCGGGGCAGGCTGCTTGACGGCGTTACAGAGGTTCTCCGCTTCGAGTCGCCCCAGGGAACATGGTGGCGTGTTTTTCACGCGGCTGGTTCGGGAATCGGGTATCAAAGTTGTCAGGACACTGAGATAGCCATCGCCCGGCCGTCCGATGAAGAACTAAAGGCCCAAGCAGTCCTTGATTACTGGCGGGATGTGTCGTCGAAGCTGCGGGAGGATGACCCACTCCGCCGGCAGTATGAGAATTTTCGGAACATCCCGAAAGGAAGCGCGCTGGAACTTTACCTCCAGGGTCAGTCCATTGATTCCGCAGGGCAGGATCAACAGCACCCCATCCTGCCCTTCCCCTCTAACATCAGCCAACGTGAGGCCCTGCTGAAGGGCTTCAGCCACCGAATCTCCGTGATCGACGGTCCGCCCGGAACAGGAAAGACGCAAACCATACTCAACGTCGTCGCCAACATTGTCGCCGTTCCGGGCAAGACGGTTGGAGTCGTCTCCTTCAATAACGCCGCAGTTGAGAATGTTCGCGACAAACTCGTGCAAGAAGGTGTGGGCTACATCGTGGCGGACCTTCGACGCAAGGAGAAAATGGACGAATTCTTCGCCCGTCAGGAAAGCAGAAATGCCGATGTCGATCGCTTCCTCAGCAGACCCCGCCACGAAGCGCCTCCAGCGGAGCAGGTAGCTGCCCTCGACAAACGCTTGCGCGGCTTACAGGAGACGGCCCTGCAGCTGGCGCAGTGGAAGCAGGAGTTGGAAGCGTTCAAACTCGAGAGGCGCCATTTCTTCCTTCACGCGACCCACCCTGACTCCGATGGACTGAGCGCAGTACCGACCCTGCCCGGCTCGTCCCGCCGCATCCTCGAATTTCTGGCCGAGACGTCCTCCGTCCCTCAGGATGAGGGTCCGCTGCGCAGGTTCTTCAGACGCATGGGACTTCGACTGCGATACGGGGCACTGGGCAAAGCGAACAGCAGCGACACTGATGTTGTCCTGGGTCTGCAGGGCGCCTATTACCATAAGAAAATCGCAGAGCTGGGGCGCCTCATTGATAGAGGGAATGAGATTCTGGCTGCCGAGGACTACCCGGCTCTGGAAGAGGACCATCAGCTGGCCTCCAGGCAACGGCTCGACGCGGCACTCCATCTTCGATATGCCCGGAAGCGGAGAAGGACCTACACGGAAAGCAGTTACAAGACTGCCTTCGCAGAATTCACCTCCGACTATCCGGTAGTACTCAGCACCTGCCACTCCTTGCGAAGAAACGTTCCCACGGGAACGCTCCTGGATTACTTGATCATCGACGAAGCGTCCCAGGTTGATCTGCTCGCTGCCGGTCTGGCGCTCTCATGTGCCCGGAACGTCATCGTTGTGGGCGACCTGCAGCAGCTCCAACACATCACCGACGAAAAAGCCTCAAGGAACGCCTTGAAAGCACCGTCACCAAACGTCGATTACACGCTGCACAACATTCTGTCCTCGATGATCGGGCAATTCGGGGCCGACCTTCCGCGCACCATGCTCCGGGAGCACTACCGGTGCGATCCTGCGATCATCGACTATTGCAACAGGAAGTTCTACGGCGGGCAACTCGTTCCCTATACCACCGGCGACGCTGAGGGCCGCCGGCCTCTCGTCGTAGTCCGTACTGCTGCCGGGAACCACATGCGTCAGCACCTCAGTGGTGGCCGAACCAACCAGCGCGAGGCAGACGTCATTGCCAAGGAAGTACTCGACCAGTTCTGTTCAGGCATTCCTGACCACGACATCGGCGTGGTCACACCCTATCGGCGGCAAGTGGACAAGGTCACAGAGGCACTGCTCAATAACATCCAGGCCGATACAGTCCACAAGTTTCAGGGGCGGCAAAAGTCCGTAATCATCATGAGCACTGTCCTGGACGAAACGAACAGCGGGCAATCTGGCATTGGCTTTGTGGACGACCCCCATTTGGTCAATGTCGCAGTTTCCCGCGCAGTGAAGCGGTTCGTGCTGGTAACCAACCATGAGATGCTTCCAACAAGTCGCCACCTTCGGGATCTGGTTCACTTCATCCGATACCGAAACCCGGACGATGGTGTTTTTGACAGCAGTGTGTTGTCTGTCTTCGACCTCTTGTACACGGAGTATTCGACTCTTTTGAGGCCCTTTGCCAGCAGGGTCCGGGGCACCTCACAGTTCCCCTCGGAAAACATCGTATGGACGCTGCTGACTGAACTGATCGGGGATGAGCCTTTCAGCGACTTGGCCATAGCTCCGCAGGTCGTGCTGAGGAGCCTGCTGCCGGACCTGTCGATGCTCACGCCCGACCAGCATTCCTACGTCCAAAACCGCGCAACTTTGGACTTTGTGGTCTACAACCGCATCAGCAACATTCCCGTTCTTGCCGTTGAGGTGGATGGTTATGCGTTCCATGAGAACAATCCGATGCAGCGCGCGCGGGATGCACTCAAAGACGCCATCTGCCGCGCCCACAAGATCCGCCTCGTGCGTTTGCCCACCACGGGCAGTGGCGAGGAAGCACGCCTTCGCCACGAGTTGTCAGCCGCTCTTAGCGACCAGTGA